The following coding sequences lie in one Alloacidobacterium dinghuense genomic window:
- a CDS encoding TetR/AcrR family transcriptional regulator, with protein sequence MKAAATSDRIAEEALRILEREGEDAVSMRRVAQAVGITPMAIYHHFPKREALLDFVVDREFEKFLGYMQARPLRGSVESRLLGSMDSYISYAFDCPRIFDYVFSQPRPNARRYPDDFRARRSPTLNPIADLVAQAMESGLLKRDDVWEIALELWAHAHGYVTLYRGGRFHLSEAEFRALVRRSLRRLIHGLKA encoded by the coding sequence ATGAAAGCAGCAGCGACTTCAGATCGCATTGCAGAAGAGGCGCTCAGGATTCTTGAGCGCGAAGGCGAAGACGCTGTGAGCATGCGGAGAGTAGCCCAGGCTGTCGGCATTACGCCGATGGCTATCTATCATCACTTTCCCAAGCGGGAAGCGCTGCTCGATTTTGTTGTGGATCGGGAGTTTGAAAAATTCCTGGGATACATGCAGGCGCGCCCGCTGCGTGGATCTGTCGAATCGCGCCTGCTTGGCAGCATGGATTCCTACATCAGTTACGCCTTCGACTGTCCCCGCATTTTCGACTACGTATTTTCGCAACCGCGTCCAAACGCGCGTCGCTATCCCGATGATTTTCGCGCGCGGCGTTCGCCTACTCTCAATCCGATTGCCGATCTCGTGGCGCAGGCCATGGAGTCGGGACTTCTAAAGCGCGATGATGTGTGGGAAATTGCGCTCGAGTTGTGGGCGCACGCTCATGGCTACGTCACCCTTTACCGGGGAGGGCGTTTTCATCTTTCGGAAGCGGAGTTTCGCGCGCTGGTACGCCGTTCGCTCAGGAGATTGATTCATGGCCTTAAAGCTTAG